One window from the genome of Anopheles merus strain MAF chromosome 3R, AmerM5.1, whole genome shotgun sequence encodes:
- the LOC121595729 gene encoding voltage-dependent calcium channel subunit alpha-2/delta-4 isoform X2: MEPLPQSRWWRWRRRHLLTGSLLLLVCLLLAIDPTPVSADPDEDIPHNEVRNWAIRFGVDLWEFGRQFTKVNDIRNRFKDSDVDVTRKDGILLLRELAAEVKNFMDFKMNAVMRIMDSAEQAALSESDPESATSKAHPSTFYDARRINEYQSDGRLAEGSRQMLLRHMRRFEGYPVNISLSSVLLPAGVSLDDPETQSAIKWSSHLDPLFANNIERDSALSWQYFGSSTGFLRRFPGTAWPPETSYGSKEINDFRSEDWFIQAASSPKDVIILLDSSGSMSGKEYQLAVATASAILDTLGDDDFFNLISFSDQSRVIVPCFQDKMVRATPDNVKEVKTAINAVECENTANFSAALETAFELLRKYNQSSQGSQCNQAIMLITDGPSDTFMEVIKHYNHPHMPVRIFTYLIGTDKSGGKNLYKMACENKGFFVQINSPEEAKKKVVEYALVMARPMVLYQADHPVHWSPVFMGGRSGILGRESENRRKLVTTVSTPVFDRRNHSTRAANLLGVVGTDVPIEEIQKMIPQHKLGVNGYAFIVDNNGRVLYHPDLRPLSDNDQYSATLKHKYNSVDLTEVELPEVDNPSNTINERHDQRYANTLQELRNEMVMQKEGENELTVLTHLDSMKRVSLRFQKYFYGAIDGTPFSLGIALPDSYGVHELNAQQEIRHSHINVTEHFKGNNWKVHPDWVYCEYNSLKDADGNGEGTEESTYRDKDESFDTPEEQVLHFLARVGRPGWKWMSVRPRSPQPHHGHGGIPVGHYAQHHFNSQGSRKAEPYYCDRTLVQSLVRDAIVTDGLDRTPSHPSRKEDRSRLGFSMFSVKTTFVATRSGLLRWIDHLPHSEDSSEPHFSETNARAMDMSWYKRAVDLYATEPEGFVFSVPFNSGYSGKNSSTLVTASHAIFIDHRGHKAPAAVVGLQFLHESLFKHFINITSKCTASTTCKKNCASDELDCYLLDDNGFVILSERSEHTGKFFGQIDGTIMDSLVQDRIYRRVPLMDYQGICSDRDNPYTGAGEPLKPVRPMSWLLQYFVSFATYWLSVLPTPIGAWQNSNYNYDGTDDIDDEDTYDYEQPDYELPPEHSDVTTPDYDQRSTPTPQRSHTQAGPRVVPDPAHARPCDLKTDLYVLQPERLNSSGQNNPLKGKLTNCHSSGCERPFSVQKIPNSNLILLVVDVLCPCGSKQLDIDPQEVVGGAGACGVRRMAKEKMLRKRPGKCISYHPEEIEIKQCGTATSLFHASLYSTIATFIVIWVLASA; the protein is encoded by the exons CGAATAATGGATTCTGCAGAGCAGGCCGCCCTGTCCGAGTCCGACCCGGAGTCGGCGACGTCCAAAGCGCACCCGAGCACATTCTACGACGCGCGCCGTATCAACGAGTACCAGTCCGATGGCCGGCTGGCGGAAGGGTCGCGGCAGATGCTGCTCCGCCATATGCGTCGGTTCGAGGGCTACCCCGTCAATATCAGCCTCAGCTCGGTGCTGCTCCCGGCGGGCGTCAGTTTGGACGATCCGGAAACACAAAGCGCCATCAAGTGGTCGTCCCATCTGGATCCACTGTTTGCGAACAACATCGAGCGCGATTCTGCCCTGTCGTGGCAGTACTTTGGCAGCAGCACCGGGTTTCTGCGCCGGTTTCCGGGCACCGCCTGGCCACCGGAGACGTCGTACGGCAGCAAGGAGATAAACGACTTCCGCTCGGAGGATTGGTTCATACAGGCGGCTTCCTCGCCGAAGGATGTG ATAATTCTACTCGATTCGTCCGGGTCGATGAGTGGCAAGGAGTACCAGCTGGCGGTTGCCACTGCCAGCGCCATCTTGGACACACTTGGCgatgatgattttttcaatCTGATCTCATTTTCGGATCAATCGCGGGTGATTGTGCCCTGCTTCCAGGACAAGATG GTACGAGCCACCCCGGACAACGTGAAGGAAGTGAAGACGGCCATCAATGCGGTGGAGTGTGAAAATACAGCCAATTTTTCTGCGGCCCTTGAGACGGCTTTCGAGCTGCTGCGTAAG TACAACCAAAGCTCGCAGGGCAGCCAGTGCAATCAGGCCATTATGCTAATTACCGATGGGCCGAGCGATACGTTCATGGAGGTGATCAAGCATTACAACCATCCGCATATGCCGGTGCGCATTTTCACCTACCTGATCGGGACGGACAAGAGCGGGGGCAAAAATCTCTATAAAATGGCGTGCGAAAATAAAG GCTTCTTTGTGCAGATAAACAGCCCCGAGGAGGCCAAGAAGAAGGTGGTCGAGTACGCGCTCGTTATGGCCCGTCCGATGGTGCTGTACCAAGCGGACCATCCCGTCCACTGGAGTCCGGTGTTTATGGGTGGTCGCAGCGGCATACTTGGGCGGGAGAGTGAAAACCGTCGCAAGCTGGTCACCACCGTATCGACGCCGGTTTTCGATCGGCGCAATCACTCCACGAGGGCGGCCAATCTGCTCGGCGTTGTCGGGACGGACGTACCGATCGAGGAGATCCAGAAGATGATCCCCCAGCACAAGCTGGGCGTGAATGGGTACGCGTTCATCGTGGACAATAATGGGCGCGTGCTGTACCATCCGGATCTGCGGCCGCTGAGCGACAATGATCAGTACAGTGCGACCCTGAAGCATAAGTACAATTCGGTCGATTTGACCGAGGTCGAGCTGCCGGAGGTGGACAATCCGAGCAACACGATCAACGAACGGCACGACCAGCGCTACGCCAATACGCTTCAGGAG CTACGCAATGAGATGGTTATGCAGAAGGAAGGCGAAAACGAACTCACCGTACTAACGCATCTGGACTCGATGAAGCGTGTGTCCTTGCGTTTTCAGAA ATACTTTTACGGTGCGATCGATGGTACACCGTTTTCATTAGGCATTGCCCTGCCCGATTCCTACGGTGTGCACGAGCTGAATGCCCAGCAGGAGATTAGGCATTCCCATATCAATG TGACGGAACATTTCAAGGGCAACAATTGGAAGGTACACCCGGACTGGGTGTACTGCGAGTACAACAGCCTGAAGGACGCGGACGGCAATGGCGAGGGTACGGAGGAGTCCACCTACCGAGACAAGGACGAAAGTTTCGATACGCCCGAAGAGCAGGTGCTCCACTTTTTGGCCCGTGTCGGCAGGCCCGGCTGGAAATGGATGTCG GTACGTCCACGTTCACCTCAGCCACACCACGGGCACGGTGGCATTCCGGTCGGGCATTACGCTCAGCACCACTTTAACTCGCAAGGTTCGCGCAAAGCGGAACCGTACTATTGCGACCGTACCCTCGTCCAGAGCCTGGTGCGGGACGCGATCGTAACCGATGGGCTGGATCGCACGCCGAGCCATCCGTCGCGGAAAGAAGATCGAAG CCGTCTCGGGTTCAGCATGTTCAGCGTGAAGACAACGTTCGTGGCAACGCGATCGGGGCTGCTGCGCTGGATTGACCATTTGCCCCACTCGGAGGACTCCTCGGAACC gcATTTTAGCGAAACGAACGCACGAGCGATGGACATGAGCTGGTACAAGCGGGCGGTCGATCTGTATGCCACCGAGCCGGAAGGATTCGTGTTCAGCGTTCCCTTCAACTCTGG ATACTCGGGCAAGAACAGCTCCACGCTCGTGACTGCAAGTCACGCCATCTTCATCGATCACCGCGGCCACAAGGCGCCGGCCGCCGTCGTTGGGCTACAGTTTTTGCACGAATCACTGTTCAAGCACTTCATCAACATTACGTCCAAG TGTACCGCCTCGACGACCTGCAAGAAGAACTGTGCGTCGGACGAGCTCGATTGCTATCTGCTCGACGACAACGGGTTCGTCATACTGTCCGAGCGTAGCGAGCACACTGGTAAGTTCTTCGGCCAAATCGACGGTACGATCATGGACTCGCTGGTGCAGGACCGCATCTACCGGCGGGTACCGCTGATGGACTACCAGGGCATCTGTTCCGATCGGGACAACCCCTACACTGGGGCGGGAGAGCCATTGAAACCTGTTCGACCGATGTCTTGGCTGCTGCAGTACTTTGTGTCGTTCGCGACGTACTGGCTGTCGGTGTTGCCCACGCCGATCGGGGCGTGGCAAAACTCCAACTACAACTACGACGGCACGGACGATATCGATGATGAGGATACGTACGACTACGAGCAGCCGGACTATGAGCTGCCGCCGGAGCATAGCGACGTAACGACGCCGGACTATGATCAGCGATCGACACCGACACCGCAGCGGTCGCATACGCAGGCAGGGCCACGCGTTGTGCCCGATCCGGCCCATGCTCGACCGTGCGATCTCAAGACGGATCTGTACGTGCTGCAACCGGAGCGCTTGAATTCGAGCGGTCAGAACAATCCACTAAAG GGCAAACTTACCAACTGTCACTCGTCCGGATGTGAGCGTCCGTTCAGTGTGCAGAAAATACCGAACAGCAATCTCATCCTGCTGGTAGTGGACGTGCTGTGTCCCTGCGGCTCCAAGCAGTTGGACATTGACCCGCAAGAGGTCGTTGGTGGTGCGG GAGCCTGCGGTGTGCGTCGCATGGCCAAGGAGAAAATGCTGAGAAAACGGCCCGGCAAATGCATCAGCTACCATCCGGAGGAGATTGAAATTAAGCAGTGCGGCACCGCCACCTCACTGTTCCATGCGTCCCTGTACTCGACGATAGCGACCTTTATTGTGATATGGGTGCTGGCCAGCGCGTGA
- the LOC121595730 gene encoding LOW QUALITY PROTEIN: collagen alpha-1(IX) chain-like (The sequence of the model RefSeq protein was modified relative to this genomic sequence to represent the inferred CDS: inserted 1 base in 1 codon), which translates to MYSISLTRLLMLLLCLTSVVKSQIEDEEGDDYEEGPCGRWRPGDVDLRSFDLIREFRLDQIEASSKHMHRLQGTNEYQTAYRFEKEANLTMRSVDAFPLGLPHQFSFECTYRIEDEGESSWHLFEVTNEVQESQLAITLNPGRQILQIGLPATEGEQQIVEYHHTTLFDHNWHKIMLGVTNDYLNLWVDCRPVRDTDGNLNVPLEPRDRFDVADGYVSISRFAETSVFEPESPIIDLQWMVMNCDPTRPARGNCDELPVYDVASLTANLPXGPTPKSDCNTVCPPGYNGTDGAPGPAGPPGLPGLKGEAGAFGRRGPPGPRGLEGPPGLPGIGQKGEKGEIGVGIAGLKGQKGEPGVAAVAGSTVAGPVGPRGLPGPQGPPGAGLRGEKGDAGAPGRDGQSITGPRGLIGPPGAPGLPGADGLPGATGVKGERGAPGPRGEDGVGYPGEPGPRGPKGEPGSARAGAGVAGPPGLPGLQGNDGAKGEKGESGTRGLPGTQGLPGIPGAPGLPGPPGAPGDGSGGGGGGGGRYFENFMSYGHRGPTGYTGLPGERGAGGLRGPEGAPGVPGPPGVDGAPGPQGIPGLPGQTGPPGVPGVPGRTYTEAEVSDICRAVLRDHIAELTEGLIGPPGPPGVSRPGKPGTPGRPGEKGERGFPGFTGDRGIPGEQGAPGVAGPPGERGEPGIPGENGRDGVGYVGPQGPVGPPGPPGDSVIGPPGRAGERGEPGKAGHPGVRGAPGVPGVCPNDCYMAAAAAAQNFRTNQQTKGPNY; encoded by the exons atgtattcaatttCTTTAACAAG ACTGCTCATGCTGTTACTGTGTCTGACAAGCGTTGTAAAGTCGC AAATCGAAGACGAAGAGGGAGACGATTATGAGGAAGGTCCGTGCGGACGCTGGCGACCGGGCGATGTGGATCTGCGATCGTTCGACTTGATCCGCGAGTTCCGGCTCGATCAGATTGAGGCAAGCAGCAAGCATATGCACCGGCTGCAGGGCACCAACGAGTACCAGACGGCCTATCGCTTCGAGAAGGAGGCGAACCTAACGATGCGCTCGGTCGACGCGTTTCCGCTCGGGCTACCGCATCAGTTTTCCTTCGAGTGTACGTACCGCATCGAGGATGAGGGCGAATCGTCCTGGCATCTGTTCGAGGTGACGAACGAGGTGCAGGAAAGCCAGCTAGCCATCACGCTGAACCCCGGTCGGCAGATTCTGCAGATCGGACTACCCGCAACCGAGGGTGAGCAGCAGATTGTGGAGTATCATCACACTACG CTTTTCGATCACAACtggcacaaaattatgctcgGTGTTACGAACGATTATCTGAACCTTTGGGTCGATTGTCGTCCAGTGCGCGATACCGACGGAAATCTTAACGTTCCCCTGGAGCCGCGGGATCGTTTTGACGTAGCCGATGGGTACGTTTCAATTTCCAGGTTTGCGGAAACTTCCGTCTTTGAGCCAGAATCTCCCATCATCGATCTGCAATGGATGGTAATGAACTGTGACCCAACGCGCCCGGCCCGGGGCAATTGTGACGAACTGCCCGTGTACGATGTCGCATCTTTAACTGCGAATCTTC AAGGACCGACCCCAAAGTCGGACTGTAATACCGTCTGTCCCCCGGGATACAACGGAACAGAT GGAGCTCCAGGACCAGCGGGACCTCCCGGACTTCCAGGTCTAAAAGGTGAAGCTGGTGCTTTTGGAAGACGG GGACCTCCCGGACCTCGTGGATTGGAAGGACCTCCGGGACTTCCTGGAATTGGTCAGAAGGGCGAGAAAGGAGAGATCGGAGTTGGTATTGCTGGACTGAAGGGACAGAAAGGTGAACCAGGAGTCGCTGCTGTGGCCGGGTCGACCGTAGCCGGTCCCGTTGGACCGCGAGGTCTTCCCGGTCCCCAAGGTCCTCCCGGTGCAGGCCTAAGAGGAGAGAAAGGTGATGCCGGTGCCCCGGGTCGTGATGGACAATCGATAACTGGACCACGTGGCTTGATCGGACCGCCCGGAGCGCCAGGCCTTCCCGGTGCGGACGGTTTACCTGGAGCAACAGGTGTAAAG GGAGAGCGCGGCGCACCAGGACCAAGAGGTGAAGATGGAGTTGGATACCCTGGAGAACCGGGTCCAAGAGGACCGAAAGGAGAGCCTGGTAGTGCTAGGGCTGGTGCAGGTGTAGCAGGACCTCCCGGACTGCCCGGACTGCAAGGAAATGACGGTGCAAAGGGAGAGAAGGGAGAATCCGGTACCAGAGGACTCCCAGGCACTCAAGGACTGCCGGGCATTCCCGGTGCCCCAGGCCTACCAGGTCCTCCGGGTGCTCCCGGTGATGGTTCAGGAGGAGGTGGCGGCGGGGGAGGAAGATACTTCGAAAACTTCATGTCCTACGGCCATCGAGGACCTACGGGTTATACCGGATTGCCCGGAGAGAGGGGCGCCGGTGGTCTGCGAGGTCCAGAGGGTGCTCCAGGCGTACCAGGTCCTCCAGGTGTGGATGGTGCTCCAGGACCTCAGGGAATACCGGGCCTACCGGGACAAACCGGACCTCCGGGTGTTCCAGGTGTCCCCGGCCGTACCTACACTGAGGCAGAAGTAAGCGACATCTGTCGGGCAGTGCTACGAGATCACATTGCCGAACTGACGGAGGGATTAATTGGACCTCCTGGGCCACCGGGAGTTTCCCGTCCGGGCAAACCTGGTACTCCGGGACGTCCGGGCGAGAAGGGCGAGCGTGGATTCCCCGGTTTCACCGGTGATAGGGGCATCCCGGGAGAACAGGGAGCGCCAGGCGTTGCCGGACCACCGGGAGAGCGTGGAGAACCGGGCATTCCGGGCGAGAATGGGCGTGACGGTGTTGGCTACGTTGGTCCGCAAGGTCCGGTCGGTCCCCCCGGACCGCCAGGAGATTCCGTGATAGGGCCACCAGGTCGGGCAGGTGAACGTGGAGAGCCTGGTAAAGCAG GTCATCCAGGCGTTCGTGGAGCACCGGGTGTTCCTGGCGTTTGCCCCAACGATTGCTACatggcggcagcggcagcggctcAGAACTTCCGCACCAACCAGCAAACTAAAGGACCCAACTATTAG
- the LOC121595729 gene encoding voltage-dependent calcium channel subunit alpha-2/delta-4 isoform X1: MEPLPQSRWWRWRRRHLLTGSLLLLVCLLLAIDPTPVSADPDEDIPHNEVRNWAIRFGVDLWEFGRQFTKVNDIRNRFKDSDVDVTRKDGILLLRELAAEVKNFMDFKMNAVMRIMDSAEQAALSESDPESATSKAHPSTFYDARRINEYQSDGRLAEGSRQMLLRHMRRFEGYPVNISLSSVLLPAGVSLDDPETQSAIKWSSHLDPLFANNIERDSALSWQYFGSSTGFLRRFPGTAWPPETSYGSKEINDFRSEDWFIQAASSPKDVIILLDSSGSMSGKEYQLAVATASAILDTLGDDDFFNLISFSDQSRVIVPCFQDKMVRATPDNVKEVKTAINAVECENTANFSAALETAFELLRKYNQSSQGSQCNQAIMLITDGPSDTFMEVIKHYNHPHMPVRIFTYLIGTDKSGGKNLYKMACENKGFFVQINSPEEAKKKVVEYALVMARPMVLYQADHPVHWSPVFMGGRSGILGRESENRRKLVTTVSTPVFDRRNHSTRAANLLGVVGTDVPIEEIQKMIPQHKLGVNGYAFIVDNNGRVLYHPDLRPLSDNDQYSATLKHKYNSVDLTEVELPEVDNPSNTINERHDQRYANTLQELRNEMVMQKEGENELTVLTHLDSMKRVSLRFQKYFYGAIDGTPFSLGIALPDSYGVHELNAQQEIRHSHINVTEHFKGNNWKVHPDWVYCEYNSLKDADGNGEGTEESTYRDKDESFDTPEEQVLHFLARVGRPGWKWMSVRPRSPQPHHGHGGIPVGHYAQHHFNSQGSRKAEPYYCDRTLVQSLVRDAIVTDGLDRTPSHPSRKEDRSPIATLMALLHSRLGFSMFSVKTTFVATRSGLLRWIDHLPHSEDSSEPHFSETNARAMDMSWYKRAVDLYATEPEGFVFSVPFNSGYSGKNSSTLVTASHAIFIDHRGHKAPAAVVGLQFLHESLFKHFINITSKCTASTTCKKNCASDELDCYLLDDNGFVILSERSEHTGKFFGQIDGTIMDSLVQDRIYRRVPLMDYQGICSDRDNPYTGAGEPLKPVRPMSWLLQYFVSFATYWLSVLPTPIGAWQNSNYNYDGTDDIDDEDTYDYEQPDYELPPEHSDVTTPDYDQRSTPTPQRSHTQAGPRVVPDPAHARPCDLKTDLYVLQPERLNSSGQNNPLKGKLTNCHSSGCERPFSVQKIPNSNLILLVVDVLCPCGSKQLDIDPQEVVGGAGACGVRRMAKEKMLRKRPGKCISYHPEEIEIKQCGTATSLFHASLYSTIATFIVIWVLASA, encoded by the exons CGAATAATGGATTCTGCAGAGCAGGCCGCCCTGTCCGAGTCCGACCCGGAGTCGGCGACGTCCAAAGCGCACCCGAGCACATTCTACGACGCGCGCCGTATCAACGAGTACCAGTCCGATGGCCGGCTGGCGGAAGGGTCGCGGCAGATGCTGCTCCGCCATATGCGTCGGTTCGAGGGCTACCCCGTCAATATCAGCCTCAGCTCGGTGCTGCTCCCGGCGGGCGTCAGTTTGGACGATCCGGAAACACAAAGCGCCATCAAGTGGTCGTCCCATCTGGATCCACTGTTTGCGAACAACATCGAGCGCGATTCTGCCCTGTCGTGGCAGTACTTTGGCAGCAGCACCGGGTTTCTGCGCCGGTTTCCGGGCACCGCCTGGCCACCGGAGACGTCGTACGGCAGCAAGGAGATAAACGACTTCCGCTCGGAGGATTGGTTCATACAGGCGGCTTCCTCGCCGAAGGATGTG ATAATTCTACTCGATTCGTCCGGGTCGATGAGTGGCAAGGAGTACCAGCTGGCGGTTGCCACTGCCAGCGCCATCTTGGACACACTTGGCgatgatgattttttcaatCTGATCTCATTTTCGGATCAATCGCGGGTGATTGTGCCCTGCTTCCAGGACAAGATG GTACGAGCCACCCCGGACAACGTGAAGGAAGTGAAGACGGCCATCAATGCGGTGGAGTGTGAAAATACAGCCAATTTTTCTGCGGCCCTTGAGACGGCTTTCGAGCTGCTGCGTAAG TACAACCAAAGCTCGCAGGGCAGCCAGTGCAATCAGGCCATTATGCTAATTACCGATGGGCCGAGCGATACGTTCATGGAGGTGATCAAGCATTACAACCATCCGCATATGCCGGTGCGCATTTTCACCTACCTGATCGGGACGGACAAGAGCGGGGGCAAAAATCTCTATAAAATGGCGTGCGAAAATAAAG GCTTCTTTGTGCAGATAAACAGCCCCGAGGAGGCCAAGAAGAAGGTGGTCGAGTACGCGCTCGTTATGGCCCGTCCGATGGTGCTGTACCAAGCGGACCATCCCGTCCACTGGAGTCCGGTGTTTATGGGTGGTCGCAGCGGCATACTTGGGCGGGAGAGTGAAAACCGTCGCAAGCTGGTCACCACCGTATCGACGCCGGTTTTCGATCGGCGCAATCACTCCACGAGGGCGGCCAATCTGCTCGGCGTTGTCGGGACGGACGTACCGATCGAGGAGATCCAGAAGATGATCCCCCAGCACAAGCTGGGCGTGAATGGGTACGCGTTCATCGTGGACAATAATGGGCGCGTGCTGTACCATCCGGATCTGCGGCCGCTGAGCGACAATGATCAGTACAGTGCGACCCTGAAGCATAAGTACAATTCGGTCGATTTGACCGAGGTCGAGCTGCCGGAGGTGGACAATCCGAGCAACACGATCAACGAACGGCACGACCAGCGCTACGCCAATACGCTTCAGGAG CTACGCAATGAGATGGTTATGCAGAAGGAAGGCGAAAACGAACTCACCGTACTAACGCATCTGGACTCGATGAAGCGTGTGTCCTTGCGTTTTCAGAA ATACTTTTACGGTGCGATCGATGGTACACCGTTTTCATTAGGCATTGCCCTGCCCGATTCCTACGGTGTGCACGAGCTGAATGCCCAGCAGGAGATTAGGCATTCCCATATCAATG TGACGGAACATTTCAAGGGCAACAATTGGAAGGTACACCCGGACTGGGTGTACTGCGAGTACAACAGCCTGAAGGACGCGGACGGCAATGGCGAGGGTACGGAGGAGTCCACCTACCGAGACAAGGACGAAAGTTTCGATACGCCCGAAGAGCAGGTGCTCCACTTTTTGGCCCGTGTCGGCAGGCCCGGCTGGAAATGGATGTCG GTACGTCCACGTTCACCTCAGCCACACCACGGGCACGGTGGCATTCCGGTCGGGCATTACGCTCAGCACCACTTTAACTCGCAAGGTTCGCGCAAAGCGGAACCGTACTATTGCGACCGTACCCTCGTCCAGAGCCTGGTGCGGGACGCGATCGTAACCGATGGGCTGGATCGCACGCCGAGCCATCCGTCGCGGAAAGAAGATCGAAG CCCCATTGCCACGTTGATGGCTTTGCTGCACAG CCGTCTCGGGTTCAGCATGTTCAGCGTGAAGACAACGTTCGTGGCAACGCGATCGGGGCTGCTGCGCTGGATTGACCATTTGCCCCACTCGGAGGACTCCTCGGAACC gcATTTTAGCGAAACGAACGCACGAGCGATGGACATGAGCTGGTACAAGCGGGCGGTCGATCTGTATGCCACCGAGCCGGAAGGATTCGTGTTCAGCGTTCCCTTCAACTCTGG ATACTCGGGCAAGAACAGCTCCACGCTCGTGACTGCAAGTCACGCCATCTTCATCGATCACCGCGGCCACAAGGCGCCGGCCGCCGTCGTTGGGCTACAGTTTTTGCACGAATCACTGTTCAAGCACTTCATCAACATTACGTCCAAG TGTACCGCCTCGACGACCTGCAAGAAGAACTGTGCGTCGGACGAGCTCGATTGCTATCTGCTCGACGACAACGGGTTCGTCATACTGTCCGAGCGTAGCGAGCACACTGGTAAGTTCTTCGGCCAAATCGACGGTACGATCATGGACTCGCTGGTGCAGGACCGCATCTACCGGCGGGTACCGCTGATGGACTACCAGGGCATCTGTTCCGATCGGGACAACCCCTACACTGGGGCGGGAGAGCCATTGAAACCTGTTCGACCGATGTCTTGGCTGCTGCAGTACTTTGTGTCGTTCGCGACGTACTGGCTGTCGGTGTTGCCCACGCCGATCGGGGCGTGGCAAAACTCCAACTACAACTACGACGGCACGGACGATATCGATGATGAGGATACGTACGACTACGAGCAGCCGGACTATGAGCTGCCGCCGGAGCATAGCGACGTAACGACGCCGGACTATGATCAGCGATCGACACCGACACCGCAGCGGTCGCATACGCAGGCAGGGCCACGCGTTGTGCCCGATCCGGCCCATGCTCGACCGTGCGATCTCAAGACGGATCTGTACGTGCTGCAACCGGAGCGCTTGAATTCGAGCGGTCAGAACAATCCACTAAAG GGCAAACTTACCAACTGTCACTCGTCCGGATGTGAGCGTCCGTTCAGTGTGCAGAAAATACCGAACAGCAATCTCATCCTGCTGGTAGTGGACGTGCTGTGTCCCTGCGGCTCCAAGCAGTTGGACATTGACCCGCAAGAGGTCGTTGGTGGTGCGG GAGCCTGCGGTGTGCGTCGCATGGCCAAGGAGAAAATGCTGAGAAAACGGCCCGGCAAATGCATCAGCTACCATCCGGAGGAGATTGAAATTAAGCAGTGCGGCACCGCCACCTCACTGTTCCATGCGTCCCTGTACTCGACGATAGCGACCTTTATTGTGATATGGGTGCTGGCCAGCGCGTGA